One Salvia splendens isolate huo1 chromosome 1, SspV2, whole genome shotgun sequence genomic window, GAGGGGACAAAAACCATATTTAATGTAAATTATGGTGATAAATGCAACTCCCCACACAACTCCCCATAAACTCGAGACATGAGAAACCAGCCAAAACCTACTGTCAATGAAATAAACGGTACATAGCATAAAAgctaaatattttttagtgtGTTGTAACTTGTTAGATGATTATATCATTGGAATTTTGAATGGTTTGAGTATTACATCAGCAACTGTTGTCAttgaataaaaacaaaatacaaaaataaaagtgaatagaAGTATCAGCACCCGATCAAAAGACAAACATATAACATGAACAAAAGCCAATGACAAAAATACAAACTTTACTGAGGGAGAAACTCACAGGAGACTTGGGAAATATCTCCGACAGCAATTTCTTGTAACGTTTGACAGGTTGGCGTGACCGAGATCTCAAAGCAGGGCAACAAACACACATGCTCTCGCATGCCGGGAAGATCTTTCGGGAAATTACACCCATTTCTTAAAACAAGAAAAAACAGCTTCAATAATTTGCACTAACCCTTATACCCTTCACACCAGAATATTATAGTAACTCCATGAACCCTCAATCGAGACAATGACCGCCCAAATTTGCAATCTTTTCACGTTAGAAATAAAAGTGCAGGACATGAGCAAAATTACAATGGCTAGCACTAGCAGCAAGATCATACATCGAGAAAACAAGACAGGGCAATGTTTATTAACTAAAAACCAAAGAGGATATGAAAGAAAACGACAACAAACTTTAAATATCCCTCAACAGTCGCATATCATAGTAAATGATAAATAGAAGAACCCATAACTAGTATGAAGCAGAAAAACAATAAACAAGCAACATTTTGCAAATCCTAGAAAGAGGGTATTAGCCAGAAAAAAATAGTCAATTGAGCTTGAGAAGTGAGCAAATTTGCAAACCTTCTTCAGCACAAGCAGATCTGAGGAGCCAAACTAGCGACTGCTCTGTGAAGCCCGCTTGAGAAATTGACAGAGTTTAGGAGAAGTCCCACCACCAGCGTTTCAAAGTTCAATCTTGTAAGCAGAAGAATTTGCAAGTGTGGAAAAGAAGAGGCTGCCGGGATATTGAAGTTAAAAATTGAACGAGGAAAGAGGGAATGGAGAGAGAGCAGACGGATCACGTGTTTGTCAGAGTAATTGCAGTAACCGAGTCCAAAGAGTATAGCTTTTGCTTTGTCCTTTGTCTCTCATTTTTGCCCCTTTTCCTCTCTTTTCTGACTATTTTAGTAACATAAATTTGAATTGTGGTTTGGAAATTGGGAAATTAATTAGTGTAGCAGTTTCAAtaggagggagtactatttaaggTAACCTACGTTTACAGCGAAAAGATTAACGGTCAAAATACGATCTTTTTTCTTGGTACATATACTGTAGTAGAgtaagtattttatttcatatggTTATTGTaaagaaaatttcaaataaagttACCAccatatgatttttttaatatgatGTAGCCCACACATCACGGTGAATGATCAAGTGGTACAAACTACAACGACAAGTAGTGAATGcataattataatttaagtttGTGTAGCTAGTCCGCGAGCTAGTCCACTATCATAGCGGACTAGCGGGTGGAGGACGAGCCCGACGGACAGCCTCTTGTCCGTCGGATAACACGCTAGTCCACTATTATGGGCTCCCAACGGACGAAGGGACAGACTATcggttttgttgatttttttttatttttttatttttttcaagactctatatatacggctcgttatacttcatttttttcgtgaactatgtatttttttatttatataaaatggttgcattttctccgtattcgtatcgaaattttaattgcgtatttgtgaatttttattttgtttgttaggATGTCCTAATGCTAGTCCTAGTgcttgtccactattgtgcactgggatgtcctagtgatgtggcaatGCAGTGGctagtcctagtgacgtggcaggataTGTTTTTTGCTAGTCCGCCGGCTAGTCcgtgctattgtggatgctcaaaaattatttttttcttcacttACTATAGTCTATAGGATATAGATTATACACTATCTATTAATACATTTTCATAATTGTTTAGAGCATCTACAACGGTAGCCCTTAATCTGCCCAGGCTCGTCTAGTCGGGACCGGATGGTTAAGGATCGTCGTTGCAGGTGACCCATCCCGAATGGCCTCCCAGTGTGGAGGGAGGAGCCCTTATTGGTGGAACACACATTACGTCACGTGGGGCTCCCTCGTCTTGCAGTAACGCCCACTCGCGGTTATTgcctattttaaaatttgatttttttaaattgagaaaaagttaaaattaataattaaaaaaaacactttcccaaatattaccattttttcctttttaattttttttatttttgtatccTTGAATTTATCTCAAACTCATCTATAATATCTCATTcatcacatattttttttaacaccAAAAAAACTacttcacttttttttctcaaaatattttcaatttacATTCTCAATTCAAGTATGGCTAGAAGTTGGAGATGGGCTGACCAGCCAAGCAGCTCCCCAAACTCTCATAGTTGTTTTAGTTGGAATGTTGTTCGCTGCCACAATGGTTGACTCTTCCCGTATGAAGCAGTCACAACAAGTGACACATAACCAGGCAATTGAGCTCCTCGGGTCTTGTTTGGGTCTAAACCTGAACATGTTGCCGTCGctggaaaataatttttatgttttttttatatattttaactatgattttaaattatgtattttttaatataattttaaaattttaggattttaaatactccatctgtcccaagttacttaattcgtatttcattttggattgtcccaagttacttgagtcatttctctttttggctaaaaacaaaaacatctaatcacacttactttattattttttttactttactatttcttctctttattctctcatctattttgttttactttatttaacttaCTAAACAAAACTTTCTTAAATtacgtgccgaaaagaaacgtctcaattaacatgggacggagagagtatgtatttttttatttttaagaatttgtaaagttattttttataatgaagtTTTGTTAATGAATGttgtttaattaattgtattttcagattgaaaaaataaaaaaatagtggaacCGATGAATAGTGAAGGTAAAGAATGGTTAAGGGAAGAATGTAGTATGGGTTGCCTCCTAAATAAGGGATTAaatgaaaaaaggtaaaaagtCGTGTGAGACCCATAAATATTTACGAGAGTGGATGGTTAATAGTTATCTAAATCACGAAGCTTTGTCAAATTATGGTCTGTCCCATGAAATTTGAAATTGGAATATTAAATcttaaagtttcaatttttctcaattttctcaTTCATGACAAAATATTGTCTTTTAACGATATTCAAAATGCGTAGTATTTCATTAAAGTAAGTactcttttttctttatattccTTATTTCTCATTTCTCTTCTTATTTCGTTGAAATGTTGCCGTTTATAACATCACAAAAAAAGATGTCGATTTGTGCATGGATGAGACAACTGAGAAAACTTGAAACTTcgtaatttaatactccctccgttccagctcatgtgattgatttcttttttgccgttgttttgaaaaaatgattataaatagttaaagtgaagagaaagtaaaataaaatagagaataatgtaaaagagGAGCGGAgggaaagtaaagtaaaagatggAATAATGCATAAGAGACCCCAAACACATGCAGGAAAAAAGTCAACCACTTGAACTGGGACGGGGGAGCTGATAATTTACCATAATCTTCTACTCAAAACGTGATCGCATTTAATTTACATACTTAAACATTTCGTACTCATACGCCCTTATCAAACTTATTAACCACGCATGATTCCAACACATACTTCATTCTAAATTATAACACCATTCGGTTTTTGCAATTAAACCATCtttgttaattttaattaataaaagtatGAAAATTGCTAAgggcatctccaaccatttatccaaactcaaactcaaactcaaactcatttgtAAATATAtgtcacaaaaaaaaatttactctaaccatttacattaaactcaaattttATACTATCATTTTTTAGTATACGTCTCACCAAATTTTTCAGTAactccatatttatatattttttatagagAAACGCAAAAATGAGTTTTGAAACTTACTTGAGAAAATATAAGGCAAATTCCTGCAATTAGACCATGAAGGCATGAACAGACAGAATAATGAAGATGCATTGATCTGGGTGCATGTGGTGAAATTTTAAAACCATTATTTATGGAATATACGAAAGTGGtgtattcatttccttaatCAATATATTGTTCAATATCCAATCGAATCttagccccacgattttgtgaTCTGATGGCTGAATTAAGTGTCACatgttaaaaaaattgaaaagggcctTTTAGGAAGACCCATTTTAGTCAGTTATGGAAGTTTCCTTTAATTTATCCCTCAAATCTCACCTATAATGTCTCTTTCTTCTATCACGTAACTTACTCAAATCTCACGCATAATAtctctttcttctctttctttcctttaattcaatattattgattctgattttgtgTTCATGGTTACAcaataatttctttttcttctctcacaTAACTGACTCAATTTTCTACGTTGAACACGTCTGGTGGTGTAATTTCTCGCCTAAACCCAAATTCTGAAAGTATTCCTTGATTGCTTTCGTTTTTTCAATAATAAGaaagtaatttaattaattcgttCATTGATTTACAGATTTTCGTGTTTTCTTTTCGTAAGTTATAGTTTGTAAATTTTCGACAAGTAATGTActatattaagtgtataatATAGATTGTATTAATGTACGATTATAGTTGTATAATGTATATGCCGTCTTTGAATAATGTAGATTACAATGAGTTTAATGTGTGACAGAAGTTGAATCCATTCcccaaagggtttagcaatccatggggcaaGAGTATAGAACCGACTCACTAACAAAACCTTGACTACGGGAAAGGAGTTAGAACCATTCCCATAGGGTTTAGCAATATATTACTAACCCATACatcaaaattcatttttgaATTATGTACGTGTTTCAGGGAATAATGTTTAGGCTAAGtagaactaaataatgtacgtCAAGTGGCCTTTAATGTACATGTGTAATACTAAATGATGTACATGTGTAAGTATTTTAATGTTTGGTGAGAGTTGAATCCATACCCTTTGGGTTCAACAATCAATgtggctaggttgtagtactcactcacaaacgaaaccatcaccaagcgcagagagtttgaatcattctacttgggtttagcaacccatgggctaggttatagcaccaccaaatgaattaaatttcattttaatgcgtttaaaatttggtacagtaaataatgtaccaatattatctaataatgtgcacggatcagtgaataatgtacagattgaagagaataatgttgaaagaaATTTGAATTcataccctttgggtttaggaatccatggggctaggttgtagtacccactcacaaacggaaccatcacaaagggctgagagtttgaatcattccccttgggtgtaacaacccatggggctaggttatagcatcaccacatgaattaaattttatttttaatgcgtttaagatttggtataGTAACTAATGATGTGCACGGATCAGTGAgtaatgtacagattgaagagaataatgttgaaatgaACTTGAATTCATGTTTTTAGTTTAGCAATCCATgtggctaggttgtagtactcaCTCACAAACGAAACCATCACCAAGCGCATGAAGTTTGattcattcccctagggtttaGTAATCCATGGGGCAAGGGTATAGCACCACcatatgaatttaatttaatttttaatgtgtttaagatttggtacaataaataatgtactaatactatctaataatgtacattcggatcagtgaataatgtacagattgaagagaataatgttgaaagtaacttgaattcatgccatttgggtttagcaatccatgagcCAAAAGTATATAGTAATGTAAatttataacataataataGTAGGGATAAAATTATAAAGTAGGATAACTCCAAAATAATGTAATACTTAACTACTAAATAATGTATGTCTTAAAGCAAGTATAAAAAACAATACATCttgaaaacaaactaaaaaatgtcaatatttCCTCTTGCCTATGCTTCTCCTTATCATTCTCTATATCTTTCAGCATTGGAGAGTTTCTCGAATCTTGGTGTCCCATCTGATCACAAACAAAATCAGAAAAACATACATTAAAATACTATCCTCGTACATTACTTAGTAAGAGAAATATACATGAAATAACTATAGTTGTACATTacaattataataaatataatgagAATGACTCTGACTCTCTTCCCTAATCGAACGTTGTACTACTGGGTTGGTACTACATCCTAGCCCTATGGactgctaaacccttggggaatggaTATAACTTCTGCCCCTTGGGAAATGGATAGAACATCATAGTGAAGTAATGTACAAATAGATCGTCATAATGTAGCATTTCTATcaaaataatgtacagaaaaAAATGTCCCATGACAACAACATCTAATGTACCGCAACATTACCAACTAATGTACATCATTGGCTAAATAATGTAATAGAACGCAATGTACATATCTAGCTACATGATGTAACATAACATGATACATAAAAACAAAATCTGTTAATGTACTGATCTATCTAAATGATTTAACAGTGAAATAATGTATCAATTTGTGTGAATAATGTATATAGAGCAGTGATGTATGAGCATCAATTAAATAGTGTAGCAAACCAAAATCGAAATCCATCACCAACCCAAAAACTGTAAATTGACAGAAGTGCTGATTTACAGAAAAAAAACTTAACAACAATGAACACGAAGTGCTGATTTGCAGAAAAACCCACCATAATAACTTTGCTAAAAACGTCgggtgaaaaaaaaaaaagaaaaaaaaaaaaaactttgctAAAAACGTCGAAGCTTCACACTTACCCGAAATCGCCGGCTTTGGTTCAGTTTCCACCAGATCTGCACTGCCATAGCAACCGTACAACGACGAAGAAGGCTGAAACGACTGAGAAACGTAGTGTTCACATGGCCGAAAGGTTTTCACGGAGATAGAACAGCGTGGAAAACTACTCTTGTGGTCTCTTcccggcggctagggttttgacTAGGAGTGGAATTGGGGGAAAAGTGTCTTGATCGAAATTGGAATGGGGGAGGTGTttggaatgagagagagagagagagagagtggaagGGAATATCCTGCTTAATTTTCGGACCTGGAGTGTTTAAACGTGTGATATAAATGCTTTGTTTACATTTCTACCCCTATAATGTACCAATTCCACCTAATAATGTAACACGGAGTCAGTTATAAAATCTTAATCTAGACCGTCCACCCTTTTAATAATGGTTATTATTATGTTAGAACTTAACACTAAGAGGGCCATAGAAGCTTAATGCTCCCCATATACCAAATAGGGGAAAAGCAGTTCACACTCGATGATTTAACACGTTATCTTATTctgattcattttttttttccaacaatgGCAGATCCTTATATTCAaaacattaattataaataaattgttcCATAAATGTATCCTCTTTTTTATAGTATCACACATTAAATGTCCGAGTTCAATTAATTTAGCATGAATTGGCCCGCAAATGAATTGGGCTGTGGCCCAACTGGTTTCCttattttgaaattcaaattgaaaGCGAAGGGTTATTCCTGTAAATAATGGTTGATCGGTGCCCATTTTAACAAACACTGCCTCCCACTCACTAAACCCCTACGTGTATAAATCCCTCGCTTCCCCACTCTGCCGCTTCAAATTCAATCCTCaaatttcaattcaaatttGTTTCTCGGCGATATACGTTGAATCGAGCAATGTCGCTGAGGCCCAACGCTCGCGCGGAGCTCCGCCGCAACAGGTACAAGGTGGCCGTTGATGCAGACGAGGGCCGCCGCCGCAGGGAGGACAATCTGGTCGAGATTCGCAAGAGCCGCCGCGAGGAGAATCTCCAGAAGAAGCGCCGTGAGGGCATCCAGCAGTTCTCCGTCCCCGTTGAAGCCACCACCGGCCCAGAGAAAAAGGTATATGCCcgatttttcttctttttatttatttttttttaaaattttgaaatttggttTGTAGAGGTAGGTTTTTTGTGGATGTATggttataaatttataattttgcgGTCAATTCATTGCATGTTTTGtggtttgtagtgtttattTTACTTATGCTTATTTTTATCTCCTGCACTTGTAACATTTGGACGTTTTACTCGCGTTTGTTGGATTGAATTTGGTTGTGATGCCACTACGATATTGTTGATTTTACATCCCTTCTTGAGTGAAAATTTGAATAATAGTAATGTACAGAAATAATTGTTTCCAGTTCACAATTTCAGAAGGTTCCCGTTGTGACGACCTAATTTATTGATTCTTACGAATATAGGTGCAGTTAGAAAATCTACCAGCAATGGTTCAAAGTGTTTGGACTGAAGATGCAAGCCAACAACTTGAGGCGACGACCCAGTTTCGTAAATTGCTCTCTATAGGTGATTATTATGTTTTCaattattctgatttttttgGCAAAATCATTTAGTTATCCTTGGTGTTAAATTCCTTCTGTCTGCCACACTTGAATCTGGCAGAACGCTGCCCTCCTATCCAGGAGGTTATTCAAGCTGGTGTTGTTCCCCGCTTTGTTCAATTTTTGACAAGGGAGGACTTTCCACAACTTCAGGTATAACAGTATCTTATAATCTGTTTTGCTTATATAGCTGTTTTGATTTAGGTCTCTTCGTGTCATTTGTGTTTCTtattcttataattttttttggtcTTAACTGATACAGTTTGAAGCAGCATGGGCTCTGACAAATATTGCTTCTGGTACATCTGAACACACGAAGGTGGTAATGGATCATGGAGCAGTCCCAATATTTGTCAAGCTTCTTGGTTCTCCGAGTGATGATGTTCGGGAACAGGTGTGCATGTATTAAATGCTTATTAATGCCCCCTTATAATTTGCCAGAGTTTGTTGCTTATATATGTTACCTGCCATTTTAGGCAGTTTGGGCTCTGGGAAATGTAGCTGGTGATTCCCCCACATGCCGAGACCTTGTCCTTGGTTATGGAGCTTTGGGTCCTTTGCTAGCTCAGTTGAATGAACATGCCAAGCTGTCCATGCTCAGAAATGCTACCTGGACTTTATCAAATTTTTGCCGAGGCAAGCCACAGCCAAAGTTTGAACAGGTTTTTCTCCTTGGACATGGTTTTGTATCTTTGGATGTGCTACTGAGTATACTAAGAATTAATGATGGAAGGTTCACAAACTTACATTGAACCACAAAACAAAAGTGTCATCGTGTAATATTTGTACTGGTGTAGCCTTGTTTGCTGTCACCTGCCCCTTTTAGTTGATATGATTTTATGCTTATTTGGTAGAGAGGCAATGCATATTTTTTTGTTCCAGTATTTGTAGACCATTGTCCCTGTTGTTAATTTTCCAAATGACTGATTCATCTTATCTTATTCTGTAATATACATGTACATCTATTTTTTAGGATTCCATACCATGGTTATGACATTTTGGTTGTGATATGCAGACAAGCCCCACACTTCCAATTCTCAGACAACTTATAGGCTCAACTGATGAGGAAGTTTTGACTGATGCGTGCTGGGCCCTCTCTTATCTCTCGGATGGTAGCAATGACAAAATTCAAGCTGTGATAGACTCTGGAGTCTGCCCTCGTTTGGTTGAGTTGTTGCTGTGAGTATCTAGACTAGACTTTGTATCAAAGATACCTCAAAGAAGTTCCTCTATATGAAGCttgttatttgtttttattggtctgattaatgatttatttttcatttcagCCATCCATCACCCT contains:
- the LOC121748999 gene encoding importin subunit alpha-2-like isoform X1, with translation MSLRPNARAELRRNRYKVAVDADEGRRRREDNLVEIRKSRREENLQKKRREGIQQFSVPVEATTGPEKKVQLENLPAMVQSVWTEDASQQLEATTQFRKLLSIERCPPIQEVIQAGVVPRFVQFLTREDFPQLQFEAAWALTNIASGTSEHTKVVMDHGAVPIFVKLLGSPSDDVREQAVWALGNVAGDSPTCRDLVLGYGALGPLLAQLNEHAKLSMLRNATWTLSNFCRGKPQPKFEQTSPTLPILRQLIGSTDEEVLTDACWALSYLSDGSNDKIQAVIDSGVCPRLVELLLHPSPSVLIPALRTVGNIVTGDDMQTQQFIISNGALPSLLNLLNGSYKKSIKKEACWTISNITAGNKGQIQAVIEANIIGPLVQLLLNAEFDVKKEAAWALSNATSGGTHEQIKYLVSQNCIKPLCDLLICPDPRIVTVCLEGLENILKVGEAEKNLGLTGAGDTNLFAQMIDDAEGLEKIENLQSHDNNEIYEKAVKILETYWLEDDDEPAPPGDPAQPGFQFGGADVNVPAGGFNFN
- the LOC121748999 gene encoding importin subunit alpha-2-like isoform X2, producing the protein MSLRPNARAELRRNRYKVAVDADEGRRRREDNLVEIRKSRREENLQKKRREGIQQFSVPVEATTGPEKKVQLENLPAMVQSVWTEDASQQLEATTQFRKLLSIERCPPIQEVIQAGVVPRFVQFLTREDFPQLQFEAAWALTNIASGTSEHTKVVMDHGAVPIFVKLLGSPSDDVREQAVWALGNVAGDSPTCRDLVLGYGALGPLLAQLNEHAKLSMLRNATWTLSNFCRGKPQPKFEQTSPTLPILRQLIGSTDEEVLTDACWALSYLSDGSNDKIQAVIDSGVCPRLVELLLHPSPSVLIPALRTVGNIVTGDDMQTQFIISNGALPSLLNLLNGSYKKSIKKEACWTISNITAGNKGQIQAVIEANIIGPLVQLLLNAEFDVKKEAAWALSNATSGGTHEQIKYLVSQNCIKPLCDLLICPDPRIVTVCLEGLENILKVGEAEKNLGLTGAGDTNLFAQMIDDAEGLEKIENLQSHDNNEIYEKAVKILETYWLEDDDEPAPPGDPAQPGFQFGGADVNVPAGGFNFN